The proteins below are encoded in one region of Qipengyuania pelagi:
- a CDS encoding tyrosine-type recombinase/integrase yields MNDLVPVIPATPVSPLRQRLIDDMTMRHFSRETQRNYVRDVGRFAAFLGRPPDTATSEDLRRFQVEQREAGMPIPTMNSVVSALRFFFTHTLDRPDLARRLVRMKQMRKLPVVLSRDEVVRLLGATTCLKHQAALSVAYGAGLRVGEVAMLKVRDVDSERMLLRVERGKGGQYRNAMLPADLLTLLRQWWKLGREQGVMHHDGWLFPGLHAMKPISTRQLHRIVVEAAQAAGIAKRVSPHTLRHSFATHLLEDGIDIRIIQALLGHAKLENTAFYTRVATRTMHAVTSPLDKLGMFLPSEGTPPG; encoded by the coding sequence CCGCGAGACGCAGCGTAATTATGTCCGCGACGTGGGGCGGTTCGCCGCCTTCCTTGGGCGTCCTCCCGATACGGCGACATCGGAAGATCTGCGCCGCTTCCAGGTCGAGCAGCGTGAAGCAGGCATGCCCATACCAACCATGAACAGCGTGGTTTCGGCACTGCGCTTCTTCTTCACCCATACACTCGACCGGCCTGACCTTGCCCGGCGGCTCGTTCGCATGAAGCAGATGCGCAAGCTGCCGGTGGTGCTGAGCAGGGATGAAGTTGTCCGGCTGCTGGGCGCGACCACCTGCCTCAAGCACCAAGCCGCATTGTCGGTCGCCTATGGCGCCGGTCTGCGCGTGGGCGAAGTGGCGATGCTCAAGGTGCGCGACGTGGACAGCGAGCGGATGCTGCTCCGGGTCGAACGCGGCAAAGGCGGCCAGTATCGCAATGCCATGCTGCCTGCCGATCTGCTCACCCTGCTGCGGCAATGGTGGAAGCTGGGCCGTGAGCAAGGCGTGATGCACCATGATGGCTGGCTGTTCCCTGGCCTGCATGCCATGAAGCCGATCAGCACAAGGCAACTGCACCGCATTGTCGTCGAGGCGGCACAGGCTGCAGGGATCGCCAAGCGCGTCAGCCCGCACACGCTGCGCCACAGCTTTGCTACCCACCTGCTCGAAGACGGCATCGATATCCGCATCATCCAGGCATTGCTCGGCCATGCCAAGCTGGAGAACACCGCCTTCTACACCAGGGTCGCAACCAGAACAATGCATGCGGTGACCAGTCCGCTCGACAAGCTAGGCATGTTCCTGCCCAGTGAGGGGACACCACCGGGCTGA